In the genome of Chryseobacterium arthrosphaerae, one region contains:
- a CDS encoding 2-oxoglutarate dehydrogenase E1 component, translated as MDRFSFLNAAHSQLIEDLYQQYLKFPDSLEPSWKAFFQGFDFALENYGDDDNIQFIQASASAAPAVQQISQAVSNGEVPEHIKKEFKVVNLIEAYRTRGHLFTKTNPVRERRHYTPTLDIENFGLSKEDLNTKFNCAVETGMKEPATLADLIKHLENIYCDSIGVEYMHINNVEEKDFIKRWLQVNENHPSLSANEKTEILLKLNQAVAFENYLHTKFVGQKRFSLEGGETLIPALDQLISRSSQLGVDEVVLGMAHRGRLNVLTNIFGKSYKQIFSEFEGKEFEEDVFSGDVKYHLGSSKKIKTASGEEVCINLTPNPSHLETVAALVEGICRAKVDDKYKDYSKVLPIIIHGDGAIAGQGIAYEVAQMMTLEGYRTGGTVHIVVNNQVSFTTNYMDARSSTYCTDIAKVTESPVMHVNADDAEAVVHAIHFAADFRAKFGKDVYIDLLGYRKYGHNEGDEPRFTQPNLYKTISKHPNPREIYKDKLLKDSVTSNDVIAKMETEFKALLDKDFDASKEIEKNVMDVFMAEDWVNYPIGKRGAVQLPVDTKYDLAKLKELAIKMSTLPADKKFINKITRLFDNRIKAIEANSLDWALGEWLAYATLLVEGHNVRISGEDVERGTFSHRHAVVKTEDTEEEYIPLRHVSENRFDVYNSHLSEYGVLGFDYGYAMASPNTLTIWEAQFGDFVNGAQIIVDQYLAAAEEKWKIQDGLVMLLPHGSEGQGAEHSSARLERFLTLCANENMVVANITSPANYFHLLRRQLKWAFRKPLIVMSPKSLLRHPKVVSPLEDFATGSFQPILDDPTADPKKVEKLVLCSGKLYFELLAKKEELNCENIALVRFEQLYPLQTDAVEAIFNKYENRKQLVWAQEEPENMGAWSYILRNFRDTGIQVVAPVPSGAPAPGSHKMFEKNQNAVINRVFDRDDAPAKRPVTA; from the coding sequence ATGGACAGATTTTCATTCCTAAACGCAGCTCATTCTCAGTTAATTGAGGATTTATACCAACAGTACTTAAAATTCCCGGATTCTTTAGAACCATCATGGAAAGCTTTCTTTCAAGGCTTCGATTTTGCTTTGGAGAACTACGGAGATGACGATAACATTCAATTTATTCAGGCTTCGGCCAGCGCTGCTCCGGCAGTACAACAGATTTCTCAGGCAGTATCAAACGGAGAGGTTCCTGAGCATATCAAAAAAGAATTTAAGGTAGTAAACCTTATTGAAGCTTACAGAACAAGAGGGCACCTGTTTACCAAAACAAACCCGGTTAGAGAAAGAAGACACTATACCCCTACTTTAGACATCGAGAACTTCGGTCTTTCTAAAGAAGATTTAAATACAAAATTCAACTGTGCGGTTGAAACAGGAATGAAAGAGCCTGCTACTTTGGCAGATTTGATCAAGCACCTTGAAAACATCTACTGTGATTCTATCGGGGTAGAATATATGCACATCAACAACGTTGAGGAAAAAGATTTTATCAAAAGATGGCTTCAGGTAAACGAAAACCACCCAAGCCTTTCTGCGAATGAAAAAACAGAGATCTTATTAAAATTAAACCAGGCTGTAGCCTTTGAAAACTATCTTCATACCAAATTTGTAGGGCAGAAAAGATTCTCATTAGAAGGAGGGGAAACATTAATCCCGGCTTTAGACCAGCTGATCTCAAGATCTTCTCAGTTAGGAGTAGATGAAGTAGTATTGGGGATGGCTCACAGAGGTAGACTTAATGTACTGACTAATATTTTCGGTAAATCATACAAGCAGATCTTCTCAGAATTTGAAGGGAAAGAATTTGAAGAAGATGTATTCTCAGGTGACGTTAAATATCACTTAGGATCATCTAAAAAGATTAAAACAGCTTCAGGAGAAGAAGTTTGCATTAACCTTACTCCAAACCCGTCTCACCTTGAGACCGTTGCTGCTTTGGTAGAAGGTATCTGCCGTGCAAAAGTAGACGATAAATACAAAGATTACTCTAAAGTATTGCCTATCATCATCCATGGTGACGGTGCTATTGCAGGACAGGGTATTGCTTATGAAGTCGCTCAGATGATGACTCTTGAAGGGTACAGAACAGGAGGTACGGTGCATATCGTTGTCAACAACCAGGTTTCGTTTACCACCAATTATATGGATGCCAGATCTTCAACATACTGTACAGACATTGCAAAAGTTACAGAATCTCCTGTAATGCACGTAAATGCTGACGATGCTGAAGCGGTAGTTCATGCGATCCACTTTGCGGCTGACTTCAGAGCGAAGTTTGGAAAAGACGTTTACATCGACCTTTTAGGATACAGAAAATACGGTCACAACGAAGGGGATGAGCCGAGATTTACTCAGCCTAACCTGTACAAAACCATTTCAAAACACCCGAATCCAAGAGAAATTTATAAAGATAAATTACTGAAGGACAGCGTTACTTCCAATGATGTCATTGCAAAAATGGAAACGGAATTCAAAGCACTTTTAGATAAAGACTTTGATGCGTCTAAAGAAATTGAGAAAAACGTAATGGATGTGTTCATGGCTGAAGATTGGGTAAACTATCCGATTGGTAAGAGAGGAGCAGTTCAGTTACCGGTAGATACAAAATATGATCTGGCTAAACTGAAGGAGCTGGCAATTAAAATGTCAACACTTCCTGCCGATAAAAAGTTCATCAACAAGATTACAAGACTTTTCGATAACCGTATCAAAGCTATTGAAGCCAATTCATTAGACTGGGCGTTAGGAGAATGGCTGGCCTATGCTACGCTTCTTGTAGAAGGACACAACGTAAGAATTTCCGGAGAAGATGTGGAAAGAGGTACTTTCTCTCACAGACATGCGGTAGTAAAAACAGAAGATACAGAAGAAGAGTATATCCCGTTAAGACATGTTTCAGAAAACAGATTTGATGTATACAACTCTCACCTTTCAGAATATGGGGTGCTAGGTTTTGACTACGGATATGCAATGGCTTCTCCAAATACATTAACGATCTGGGAAGCTCAGTTCGGAGATTTCGTAAACGGTGCACAGATCATCGTTGACCAGTACTTAGCTGCTGCAGAAGAAAAATGGAAAATTCAGGACGGATTGGTAATGCTGTTGCCTCACGGTTCAGAAGGACAGGGTGCTGAGCACTCTTCAGCAAGACTGGAGAGATTTTTAACACTTTGTGCGAATGAAAACATGGTGGTAGCCAATATTACTTCACCTGCCAACTACTTCCACTTATTGAGAAGACAGTTGAAGTGGGCGTTCAGAAAACCATTGATCGTAATGAGCCCTAAATCTCTGTTGAGACACCCTAAAGTAGTTTCTCCGCTTGAAGATTTCGCTACAGGTTCATTCCAGCCAATCCTGGACGATCCTACTGCAGATCCTAAAAAAGTAGAAAAATTAGTTCTTTGTTCAGGTAAACTTTACTTTGAATTATTGGCGAAGAAAGAAGAACTTAACTGTGAAAATATTGCATTGGTAAGATTCGAACAGTTATATCCGCTTCAGACAGATGCTGTTGAAGCCATCTTCAACAAATATGAAAACAGAAAACAATTGGTTTGGGCTCAGGAAGAACCTGAAAACATGGGAGCCTGGTCTTATATCCTGAGAAACTTCAGAGATACAGGAATCCAGGTGGTAGCTCCGGTACCAAGCGGTGCACCAGCTCCGGGTAGCCACAAAATGTTTGAGAAAAACCAGAATGCAGTGATCAACAGAGTATTCGACAGAGATGATGCTCCTGCAAAAAGACCAGTAACAGCTTAA
- the odhB gene encoding 2-oxoglutarate dehydrogenase complex dihydrolipoyllysine-residue succinyltransferase, with amino-acid sequence MSVLEMKVPSPGESITEVEIATWLVKDGDYVEKDQPIAEVDSDKATLELPAEQSGVITLKAEEGDVVQVGQVVCLIDMDAAKPEGAAPAAEAPKQEEAPKAAEPAKQEAPKPAAPAAAPQTYATGAPSPAAKKILDEKGMDAAQVSGTGRDGRITKTDAELAAVPALGGNPLTATGSRSTTTTKLSVLRRKIAQRLVSVKNETAMLTTFNEVDMSEIFRLRKQYKEEFAQKHGVGLGFMSFFTKAVTRALQMYPDVNASIDGDFKVNYDFCDISIAVSGPKGLMVPVLRNAENMSFSAIEANIKDLATKVRDGKITVDEMTGGTFTITNGGTFGSMMSTPIINPPQSAILGMHNIIQRPVAVDGQVVIRPMMYVAMSYDHRIIDGKESVGFLVAVKEGIDNPVEILMGGDERKGLGL; translated from the coding sequence ATGTCAGTTTTAGAAATGAAAGTTCCTTCACCGGGCGAATCAATTACAGAAGTTGAAATTGCAACTTGGCTTGTAAAAGATGGTGATTATGTAGAAAAAGATCAACCTATCGCTGAAGTAGACTCAGACAAAGCAACTCTTGAATTGCCGGCAGAACAAAGTGGTGTGATCACTTTGAAAGCAGAAGAAGGTGATGTGGTACAGGTAGGTCAGGTAGTTTGTTTAATTGATATGGATGCTGCAAAACCAGAAGGTGCTGCACCTGCTGCTGAAGCTCCAAAACAGGAAGAGGCTCCGAAAGCTGCTGAACCTGCTAAACAGGAAGCTCCAAAACCAGCTGCTCCGGCTGCTGCTCCACAAACTTATGCTACAGGAGCTCCGTCTCCGGCTGCTAAGAAAATCCTTGACGAAAAAGGAATGGATGCTGCTCAGGTTTCAGGAACAGGAAGAGACGGAAGAATCACTAAAACTGATGCTGAATTGGCTGCAGTTCCTGCATTAGGAGGAAATCCGCTTACAGCAACAGGTTCAAGATCTACAACAACAACCAAGCTTTCAGTTTTAAGAAGAAAAATCGCTCAGAGATTAGTTTCTGTGAAGAATGAAACAGCGATGTTAACAACTTTCAACGAAGTTGACATGTCTGAAATCTTCAGATTAAGAAAGCAATATAAAGAGGAATTTGCTCAGAAACACGGAGTAGGACTTGGTTTCATGTCTTTCTTTACGAAAGCGGTAACAAGAGCATTACAAATGTATCCGGATGTAAATGCATCCATCGACGGAGACTTCAAAGTAAACTATGACTTCTGCGATATTTCAATTGCAGTTTCCGGTCCTAAAGGATTAATGGTGCCTGTATTGAGAAATGCAGAAAACATGTCTTTCAGTGCTATTGAAGCCAACATCAAGGATCTTGCTACAAAAGTAAGAGACGGTAAAATTACTGTTGACGAAATGACGGGTGGTACTTTCACGATTACAAACGGTGGTACTTTCGGATCTATGATGTCTACACCAATTATCAACCCTCCGCAATCTGCAATCCTTGGAATGCACAATATTATCCAGAGACCGGTTGCTGTTGACGGACAGGTTGTAATCAGACCAATGATGTACGTTGCCATGTCTTATGACCACAGAATTATCGACGGAAAAGAGTCTGTAGGATTCCTTGTAGCGGTAAAAGAAGGTATCGACAATCCTGTTGAAATTTTAATGGGAGGTGACGAAAGAAAAGGCCTTGGATTATAA
- a CDS encoding glycosyltransferase family 2 protein yields MQKKLAIAILNWNGKNWLEKFLPGVVQFSQNADIYVIDNLSTDDSVAFLNANFPTVKVIRNNDNYGFAGGYNEGLKEIPHEYYCLLNSDVEVTANWTDPILELFGKDKSISAIQPKVLSYTNKNYFEFAGAAGGLIDNLGYPYCRGRIFDHLEEDKGQYDDEAEIFWASGCCLFIRSKDFWEQKGFDARFFAHQEEIDLCWRLINSGKKVFYTGKSKVYHVGGGTLNKQSAQKTYLNIRNNLSMVLKNLPFPKVIWVIAIRLCLDGAAGIYFGIKLGLPHLWAVVRAHFGFYGQAPGTWKLRQKHQKKDYYQSKWLIFKHFLGGSK; encoded by the coding sequence ATGCAGAAAAAACTGGCCATTGCCATCTTAAACTGGAATGGGAAAAACTGGCTTGAGAAATTTCTTCCGGGTGTAGTTCAATTTTCTCAAAATGCGGATATTTATGTTATCGACAATCTTTCTACGGATGATTCAGTAGCATTCCTGAATGCTAATTTTCCGACTGTAAAAGTGATAAGAAATAATGACAATTACGGATTTGCAGGCGGATATAATGAAGGGCTGAAAGAAATTCCCCACGAATATTACTGCCTTCTCAATTCTGATGTAGAAGTTACTGCCAACTGGACAGATCCTATATTGGAGCTTTTCGGGAAGGATAAGTCAATTTCAGCAATTCAGCCTAAAGTTTTATCTTATACCAATAAAAACTATTTTGAATTTGCCGGCGCTGCCGGAGGACTGATTGATAATCTGGGTTATCCATACTGCAGGGGAAGGATTTTTGATCATCTGGAGGAAGACAAGGGACAATATGATGACGAAGCAGAAATATTCTGGGCATCAGGATGCTGTCTTTTTATCCGTTCTAAAGATTTCTGGGAACAGAAGGGTTTTGATGCAAGGTTTTTTGCCCATCAGGAAGAAATCGATCTATGCTGGAGGCTCATCAATTCAGGAAAAAAAGTTTTTTACACCGGAAAATCAAAGGTTTATCATGTAGGTGGTGGAACACTGAACAAGCAAAGTGCACAGAAAACCTATTTAAACATCCGCAATAATCTTTCGATGGTGCTTAAGAACCTTCCTTTTCCTAAAGTAATCTGGGTGATCGCTATCAGACTCTGCCTTGATGGTGCAGCCGGAATTTATTTCGGGATAAAACTAGGTTTGCCCCACCTCTGGGCAGTCGTAAGAGCTCATTTCGGCTTTTACGGACAGGCTCCGGGAACATGGAAACTTCGACAGAAACACCAGAAAAAAGATTACTATCAATCAAAATGGCTGATATTTAAACACTTTTTAGGTGGAAGCAAATAG
- the apaG gene encoding Co2+/Mg2+ efflux protein ApaG has translation MMFSKMTSNIKVSVIPEYDSKNSYPSENRYVFKYNITIENDGSFPIKVLKRKWLIFDVGFGYTEIIGDGVIGLTPEIGTGENFAYFSNVMLRSGVGNMSGKYLVKNLETQETFEIDIPKFNLLSEVLSN, from the coding sequence ATGATGTTTTCAAAAATGACTTCCAATATCAAAGTTTCAGTAATACCTGAATATGATAGTAAAAACAGTTATCCATCCGAAAACCGTTATGTTTTTAAATACAATATAACCATAGAAAATGACGGAAGTTTTCCTATTAAAGTCTTGAAAAGAAAATGGCTCATCTTCGATGTAGGATTCGGATATACAGAGATTATAGGTGACGGCGTAATAGGCCTGACCCCTGAAATAGGAACCGGCGAAAATTTCGCTTATTTCTCTAATGTAATGCTCCGTTCCGGTGTAGGAAACATGAGCGGAAAATACCTGGTTAAAAACCTTGAAACACAGGAAACCTTCGAGATTGATATCCCGAAATTCAACCTGCTGTCTGAAGTTTTAAGTAACTGA
- a CDS encoding FEKKY domain-containing protein: MAKIAYLLMLMIGLVSCKIKTNNIADGIKENKTVKDASYYTILHYGYPNTNRLVLMEMVSEKWKIKHVEATGCVTDVQSMNAIDRKNKKTYAAIEKRYGKDWKIKYEKDLEDAAVKQTDIMDVLIVNRPFRDQIKKCNIEIDGVDKDVTQLGNSETYEVIVYSYDQNNKKINCCTLHIDTKNRKVNLIK, translated from the coding sequence ATGGCAAAGATTGCATATCTTTTGATGTTGATGATTGGTCTTGTTTCCTGTAAAATAAAAACGAACAATATTGCAGATGGAATAAAGGAAAATAAAACCGTTAAGGATGCCTCTTATTACACGATTTTGCATTATGGTTATCCAAACACCAACAGGCTTGTACTGATGGAAATGGTTTCTGAAAAATGGAAAATAAAACATGTGGAAGCTACAGGATGTGTCACTGATGTGCAATCGATGAACGCTATAGATCGTAAAAATAAAAAAACATATGCTGCTATCGAAAAGAGATATGGTAAAGACTGGAAGATAAAGTATGAGAAAGACCTTGAGGACGCAGCAGTGAAACAGACCGACATTATGGATGTTTTAATTGTCAACAGGCCTTTTAGAGATCAGATAAAAAAATGTAATATTGAAATTGACGGAGTAGATAAGGATGTCACTCAGCTCGGCAATTCAGAGACCTATGAAGTGATCGTGTACAGCTATGATCAGAACAATAAAAAAATAAACTGCTGTACCCTTCATATAGACACCAAAAATAGAAAAGTAAATTTAATAAAATAA
- a CDS encoding SRPBCC domain-containing protein, which yields MRIFKILTVIIILLGGAYAASMYYLVDESKNFTIEKEIDYPVDKVFAQFNNLQNFTRWNNFFTSSQSIDIDYYTPYEGQGSSISYVDPKNDTDGEMFIRYENPNKTLKYQLFEDENENPTLVDVKFKPLSAEKTKITWYVHTPKLSVWRRVENFWTEDRFAENINKSMVNLKNSLGNKVEKDNQMAAIKYDSLMVENEEDKLLLGINVSTSNKKDALYKNIVMNYNKVYNFVTMDLGKRDDEFGYPILMTDADNYKDKEVSYFLGIPLSKKIGVSDNNFNFRSVNPSQNYVMYYKGSYEGRIKAIQQLIQKAKKDEMRFGDIRQTFIERPMEGQAVNMKLSLSVYK from the coding sequence ATGCGGATTTTTAAAATATTAACGGTAATTATTATTCTGTTGGGAGGAGCTTATGCTGCTTCCATGTATTATCTTGTAGATGAAAGCAAGAACTTTACGATCGAAAAAGAGATCGATTATCCTGTGGATAAAGTTTTTGCCCAGTTTAATAACCTGCAGAATTTTACAAGATGGAATAACTTTTTTACCAGTTCGCAGTCTATAGATATCGATTACTACACACCTTATGAAGGACAGGGGAGTTCGATCAGCTATGTAGATCCTAAAAATGATACCGACGGGGAAATGTTCATCAGGTATGAGAACCCCAATAAAACGTTGAAATACCAGCTTTTTGAGGATGAAAATGAAAATCCGACCCTGGTAGATGTTAAATTTAAACCGCTTTCTGCAGAAAAAACCAAAATAACGTGGTATGTACATACTCCGAAACTTTCGGTGTGGAGAAGAGTTGAAAATTTCTGGACAGAAGACCGTTTTGCCGAAAACATCAACAAAAGTATGGTCAATCTTAAAAATTCACTGGGAAATAAGGTGGAAAAAGACAATCAGATGGCAGCCATCAAATATGACAGCCTGATGGTAGAAAATGAAGAAGACAAGCTCCTGCTGGGAATCAATGTAAGCACTTCCAATAAGAAAGATGCTCTTTATAAAAATATTGTGATGAACTATAACAAGGTGTATAATTTTGTCACGATGGACCTTGGAAAAAGAGATGATGAATTCGGATATCCGATCCTGATGACAGATGCAGACAATTACAAAGACAAAGAGGTTTCTTACTTCCTCGGAATTCCGCTTTCCAAGAAAATCGGGGTGTCTGATAATAATTTTAATTTCAGGTCCGTCAATCCGTCTCAAAACTACGTGATGTACTACAAAGGAAGCTATGAAGGCAGAATTAAGGCCATTCAGCAGCTGATTCAGAAAGCCAAAAAAGACGAGATGCGCTTCGGAGACATCCGTCAGACCTTTATAGAACGTCCGATGGAAGGGCAGGCGGTGAACATGAAGCTCTCATTATCAGTGTATAAGTGA
- a CDS encoding T9SS type A sorting domain-containing protein, whose protein sequence is MKKLLLCITAIAGISVHAQTPLHNTDWYLKKVIRNNITYHLPQNSEIGTPVLTFSPHFNSPPPPGSITEMKNIICGNTIWAIIYDSGITANSFSFWSKGMGNMNNCTLPENVAFYNQYIGYFSKNYFDYTYEITYSGGVKTLTLTDVFGEQAVYQYETLGTKEFQGGQNSQKVSIYPTPVKEGFVYLKNADRVEWIKIYNAEGKLILQDHYSDAKINVSNLLKGGYFMEVKSQSGISRHKLIKE, encoded by the coding sequence ATGAAAAAACTTTTACTATGCATTACCGCAATCGCCGGTATTTCTGTGCATGCACAGACTCCTCTTCATAATACAGACTGGTATCTGAAAAAAGTGATCAGAAATAACATCACCTATCATCTTCCACAAAACAGCGAAATAGGAACTCCTGTTTTGACTTTTTCTCCGCATTTCAACAGCCCGCCACCTCCCGGTTCTATTACGGAGATGAAAAATATTATCTGTGGGAATACCATCTGGGCTATTATATATGATTCCGGAATAACGGCCAACAGTTTCAGTTTCTGGAGTAAAGGTATGGGGAATATGAATAACTGCACACTTCCTGAAAACGTTGCTTTTTACAATCAGTATATCGGCTATTTTTCCAAGAATTATTTTGATTACACGTATGAGATTACCTATAGCGGGGGAGTAAAAACCCTTACGCTTACGGATGTTTTTGGAGAACAGGCTGTTTATCAATATGAGACACTGGGGACAAAAGAATTTCAGGGCGGTCAGAACAGCCAAAAGGTAAGCATTTATCCTACCCCTGTAAAAGAAGGTTTCGTTTATCTTAAAAATGCAGACCGGGTTGAATGGATAAAAATATATAATGCAGAAGGAAAATTAATTCTTCAGGATCATTATTCAGATGCTAAAATTAATGTCTCTAACCTGCTAAAAGGGGGCTACTTTATGGAAGTAAAATCTCAAAGTGGTATTAGCAGACATAAATTAATTAAGGAATAA
- a CDS encoding glucose-1-phosphate adenylyltransferase — protein MNRNVISIVLGGGRGTRLFPLTYSRSKPAVPIAGKYRLVDIPISNCLNSGLNKILVLTQFNSASLNSHIKNSYHFDIFSKGFVDILAAEQNVENDSWYQGTADAVRQSMKHLEKYDYDYILILSGDQLYQMDFREMLDFHIENGGDLTIATIPVNAKDATGFGILKSDDEGNITSFYEKPDYDMLDGLQSEVSDENKRKGKEYLASMGIYIFTKTILKKMFDEGAGDDFGKDIIPSSIGKYNILSYQYEGYWTDIGTIESFYEANLDLCLDLPQFNLFSSSPIYTRARMLPPSKINGSYVSKAVFGDGCIIMADKIENSVIGNRTRIDKGSTIVNSYVMGADFYQNTTEIVMNDRGGRPNMGIGKYCYIEKAILDKNCYIGDNVKIIGGKHIPDGDYGTYSVQDGIVVVKKGAVLAPGTHIG, from the coding sequence ATGAATAGAAACGTAATCTCTATTGTATTGGGAGGTGGCAGAGGAACAAGATTATTCCCGTTAACGTATTCCAGGTCAAAGCCGGCTGTACCTATCGCAGGAAAATACAGACTGGTAGATATTCCTATTTCAAACTGCCTGAACTCAGGATTGAACAAGATCCTGGTTTTAACGCAGTTTAACTCCGCATCCCTGAATTCTCATATCAAGAATTCCTATCACTTTGATATTTTCAGCAAAGGCTTTGTTGATATTCTGGCTGCAGAGCAAAATGTAGAAAACGACAGCTGGTATCAGGGGACTGCAGATGCCGTGCGCCAATCGATGAAGCATCTTGAAAAATACGATTATGACTATATCTTAATTCTTTCCGGAGACCAGCTTTATCAGATGGATTTCAGGGAAATGCTTGATTTTCACATCGAAAACGGAGGAGATCTTACCATCGCAACCATTCCCGTAAATGCCAAAGATGCCACCGGCTTTGGAATCCTGAAATCCGATGATGAAGGAAACATTACGTCTTTCTATGAAAAACCGGATTATGATATGCTGGATGGCCTGCAATCTGAAGTTTCAGACGAAAATAAACGTAAAGGAAAAGAATATCTGGCTTCTATGGGAATCTATATCTTCACAAAGACGATCCTTAAAAAGATGTTTGATGAGGGAGCCGGAGACGATTTTGGAAAAGATATCATTCCGAGCTCGATCGGGAAGTACAATATTTTAAGTTATCAGTATGAAGGCTATTGGACGGATATCGGGACGATAGAATCTTTCTACGAAGCGAATCTTGACCTTTGCCTGGATCTTCCGCAATTCAACCTGTTCTCTTCTTCACCTATCTATACAAGAGCAAGGATGCTGCCTCCGTCCAAAATCAACGGTTCTTATGTAAGCAAAGCCGTTTTCGGAGATGGATGTATCATCATGGCAGATAAAATTGAAAATTCGGTAATCGGAAACAGAACAAGAATTGATAAAGGAAGTACCATTGTCAATTCCTATGTAATGGGAGCCGACTTTTATCAGAATACCACAGAAATCGTCATGAATGACAGAGGAGGTCGTCCCAATATGGGCATCGGAAAATACTGTTACATCGAAAAAGCGATCCTTGATAAGAACTGCTATATCGGAGATAACGTGAAAATTATAGGCGGTAAACATATTCCGGATGGTGACTACGGAACCTATTCTGTTCAGGATGGAATTGTAGTGGTGAAAAAAGGAGCTGTACTGGCACCGGGAACGCATATCGGATAG
- a CDS encoding lysophospholipid acyltransferase family protein, which translates to MNFLIKILYLISKLPLKILYIFSDVIFFLNYYFVGYRKEVITQNLKNSFPGKSEEEIKEIRKKFYLNFSDYLVETIKSFSISETESRVRMQHINQHLFHEAKEEGKNIILLAGHVFNWEWINALARIIPQAHCHPVYRKVNNDFWENQMKKVRNKFGNEALEANEVILNIFRSKNNGDSAYMFVADQTPHFAHVTYGLEFLNQRTPAFIGYDKLATRMDLVFIYCEMKKVKRGYYQVNYHRIYPDGEKFVENEVVRKFHKLLENTLHKHPDNYLWSHRKWKYQDSIKNFDSDKK; encoded by the coding sequence ATGAATTTTCTAATCAAAATATTATATCTGATCTCCAAGCTTCCGCTGAAAATATTATACATTTTTTCGGATGTTATCTTTTTCTTAAACTATTATTTTGTAGGGTACAGAAAAGAGGTCATCACTCAAAACCTGAAAAATTCCTTTCCTGGTAAGTCTGAGGAAGAAATCAAAGAAATCAGAAAAAAATTCTATCTCAATTTTTCCGATTATCTGGTTGAAACCATCAAGTCTTTCAGTATTTCTGAGACAGAATCCAGAGTGAGAATGCAGCACATCAACCAACACCTGTTTCACGAAGCGAAAGAGGAAGGAAAAAACATCATCTTACTTGCGGGACACGTTTTCAACTGGGAATGGATCAATGCGCTGGCAAGAATTATTCCTCAGGCTCACTGTCATCCTGTCTACAGAAAGGTTAATAATGATTTCTGGGAAAACCAGATGAAAAAGGTCAGAAATAAGTTTGGGAATGAAGCACTGGAAGCCAATGAAGTAATTCTGAATATTTTCCGTTCTAAAAACAATGGTGACTCTGCCTATATGTTTGTAGCAGACCAGACCCCTCATTTTGCTCATGTCACCTACGGATTAGAGTTCTTGAATCAGCGGACACCGGCTTTTATAGGGTATGATAAACTGGCCACAAGAATGGACCTTGTTTTCATCTATTGCGAAATGAAAAAAGTAAAACGGGGTTATTATCAGGTCAACTATCACAGAATATATCCTGACGGTGAAAAGTTTGTGGAAAATGAAGTGGTAAGAAAATTCCATAAGCTGTTGGAAAACACATTACACAAGCACCCTGACAATTATCTTTGGTCACACAGAAAATGGAAATATCAGGATTCGATCAAAAATTTTGATTCTGACAAAAAATAG
- a CDS encoding 3'-5' exonuclease: MDFCAIDFETATHEKSSACEMGICVVQDSKIVETKTWLIKPPSFPYFSKFNIAVHGIQPEDVQDAPTFDEIWYEAQDMMYGSLMIAHNAGFDASVLRGCFEHYGMFAPNINYLCSIQLAKKSWNYLPKYGLKPLADYHQIQFNHHRAGADAEVCAKISLLAFEKLFITRNEEINDSVLKKYIKKL; this comes from the coding sequence ATGGATTTCTGCGCAATAGATTTTGAAACGGCAACTCACGAGAAAAGTTCTGCGTGTGAGATGGGAATTTGTGTAGTACAGGATTCTAAAATTGTAGAGACTAAAACATGGCTGATCAAACCGCCAAGCTTCCCTTACTTCAGTAAATTTAATATTGCGGTACATGGAATACAGCCTGAAGATGTGCAGGACGCTCCCACTTTCGACGAGATCTGGTATGAAGCCCAGGATATGATGTATGGCAGCTTAATGATTGCCCACAATGCAGGATTTGATGCTTCCGTTCTGAGAGGCTGCTTTGAGCATTACGGAATGTTTGCTCCTAATATCAACTATCTGTGCAGTATACAGCTCGCAAAAAAATCATGGAACTATCTGCCCAAATATGGATTAAAGCCATTGGCTGACTACCATCAGATCCAGTTCAACCATCACAGGGCGGGTGCTGATGCAGAAGTCTGCGCAAAAATATCTTTACTGGCTTTTGAGAAACTTTTCATCACCAGAAATGAAGAAATAAATGACTCTGTTTTAAAGAAATACATCAAAAAGCTGTAA